The Bombyx mori chromosome 4, ASM3026992v2 region ccttaataagtatactaaatttcgagttaatccgacgttttgaagggggtcaaaatcatgttcaaagattttgttacaaacatacatacatacgtctgaagctaataaaagcgtattaaaaaggaattatttttattatcataaaaCATTAGACTAAATACATACTTGTAGAGACTATTGTATAGTCGTTCTTTGTTTGAGGTACGTGACACATACCGTAATTAAATGAAAGAGTTCATTTTAATTTGACGTCTAATGACGTTCATCAATATTTCGTATCGTAATTCTGGTTATTTCCACGAACTAATGgtactaaaataatttagactgactcggtggtgcagtaattacCGCCTATTACTGTGGCGCCGAGGGTTCGATGCCCACATCGGGAAAGAATTCGTCTGATGAACTGTTTTTTTACTCTTTTCTGGATGGGTGGGTTGTCATGgttttattatctattatatCAATCTCTGTTATCAATAACACTAGGAATCCTAATTTGCGGCCgtatgaccgtgcgtgatttgttcccatttatttatttattattattacgaatCGTGATtgtcggtttgaaaggtagggtaGCTGTTTTCAATCAGTTTATGGGCTTCTTTAGACGGTCTTCCTCCTCCTTTTATTCCTCCTttgtgccttttttttattttttttattgcttagatgagtggacgagctcacagcccacctggtattaagtggtcactggagcccatagacatctataacgtaaatgtgccacccaccttgagatataagttctaagttctcagtatagttacaacggctgccccacccttcaaactgcttcacggcagaaataggcggggtggtggtacctacccgtgcggactcacaagaggttctaccaccaataTTATTGAGCCTCATCGTGACTTCCACCTTAAATTATACATGTACCTCCATGtacgtaaatattaataaaaacttcGAATATTTCTCTTCAAATAGTCCATCAAATAAATTTCCAAAGTTTACAACCTTGTCCACCTCAGCTAGTCCGtgaattatttattacgtaatgaataattttaacatCCACGTATACTATAGTATctacatattttaatactaattaaattattgcGTATTCCCTTGGGgtacgtattaatattatgaagTTTGTCATGTCGTTGTCTAAACGACTATTTCATATTATCAACACGAAAGTGACTTTGTACGTTTTCACGTCTGGAACGGTCGGTTAGttcttttgtcgtctattttatgtacatacgagaacggtcaattcgttccttgtcgtctggttcgtgtTCATCTTTAAGGAAGTCAAAAAAAGTACTGCTATTCACGTCCGCCctcgtttcatttttttttattttttagataaataaatatttactaacaatcacgccacgttaactggtcccgtgataagttcgtaaagaacttgtgttacaggtaccagataacggatataaatgtaagatttttattatacacatacatatatttaatatacatccataaccctggaaaagacatttatatttatcatacaaatatcttcccttggcgggattcgaacccgcgacccccttgtgtagtgaccatgtcacttaccactacaccagacggccgtttttgATTTCTTGTCAAGTTTTTGCCTTAGTCTGTGTCTAGTCGTTataggtcttatgtcctgttAAAGAGGTTGCATCCCACGACACGTTCTAAAGCAGAACGATTTTAACGCAATACGCAAATTGTAGCCCTATGAAATCTCGGAAAGAATTTATATTCTACCCCTTTTTTGCTACATTGTTCCCATTGCGGAGTACGCTTCTCCTGCCACGGTATATAAAGTGTAGCCCACGCAAGCTTCCGACGTGAAGCTGGTATTTAATAAGTGCGTAGCTACGTACAAAGTACTAGACACAAACAAATTTTACCGATGAGCATAGCCGACTCCCCACCCTCCTCTAATAGGGAGAATAGGCAACATAGTTATAACTCATGTGATAAGTCTATATTGATAAGAATCATGTTCCTGTTTCCTTCTTCAACTAAGCACCCAtgtgttttgcttttattatgtttagtatatgtttgtattgactAAACTCACCAGTGCTTCcctacaaaggaaaaaaaacacctaatAGCATCAGTATTCTGTCGATTAGAATACATTGATATTTTGAAGAATCGCGTCAGAAATATTGACGATGAAACTATCTATATGTAGGACTCACGTAGACGCATTAGTacacatatttataaattttgtcgATATTAATTATGGCCGTCAACGCAAAAGTCGCCTcctaacccacaattcatattcgtatttatgtattgcaatttatttcaaacataataaattttgattcaaaatcggcctatccctagtttcatccatagataatagatgactttgtaaacattatttcagcgcgtatttttttgcctacgaagtattgtaaaggtaaatttgaacctcattatctccatactaactatggtaagctttggccacttttgcgctgacggcttcAATTATCCTTGTCAATATACCATTGAATCAACCCATGTTGTTACCTCAATGAACGCCGAGGACCCACATCAATATTTGACATATGGAAAACTtaacttaattttgtaataatatttgcAGTTCTGTCCGAGTGTTGAATTGGGCGCCGTTACCTCAGCTCTTGTTTAGTGGCTCCTTCGACCAGACTATCATTGTTTGGGATATCGGTGGTCAGAAAGGAACTGCCTATGAACTCCAAGGTCACAGGTAAATACTTCTCCCTCATCTTTTGCTAGCTTATTTTGCTAATTGATATTGTGATGCCGGTGGGATTAACGTCACCTGTCGTCAAATAGCAGAAACACCTAACAAATTTCTTGAATGTTCGAGAAGTGTTATGTTGGTacaagtaacgccatctgtagTCCTCCAGTTGGATCGTGAATGTTCTAATAGTCTCGAAAGTGTTCTTGATATAAAAAAAGGAGTCTAGGACATTCtcgaatattataattgtacCGAGAATGTTCTAGAAAACAATAGACATAGTCGATATCACTGTAATAGCGCTGCATTGGCGACCAGAAACAATTCTATTCGAAAAGAAGCGGGTCACCTCAAGAAAACGAAGAAATAGTGGATTGCGATAgtgtaatataatttaagtgttgtaataaatacattagttttagttattatttCGGTGAGAGTTCTAAGCCCCAAGATCGTAACATTATATTAAAACGAATATAATAAAGATAGCTTTTTCGCATATGATTTATGTATTTATCCATTTTGTATATTTCCCAGTAACAAGGTAACGGGCCTCTGGTACGTCGGCAGCTGTGAGCGATTGATGTCGGCCGCCGAAGACGGCGCTCTGGGCGTGTGGGAGATGGGCGTCAAGAGGAGAGAGACCCCCGCGTGGAAGGAGTCCGACCTCTGCCAGATCTGCAGGGCGCCGTTTATATGGAACGTCAGGGCAATGATGGAGAAAAAACAATTAGGTAAGTGTACCGTTCAAGTGTTAAAATCTTGAAAAGACAAGCTAAACGAGGCCTCCTGTAGTCGATTCGATCGAGTTAAATCCCACCTGTTCATAACCggataagtaaataatattgttacgcgctggggttcgggataattAAATATTCTACCAACGTACAATATAAagctgtattaacacttagaacactcaaagaacactttaaaattcttaattcatttcttccgcttcgcttcaggtggtccgttcgctgtttcgcttccagtagttccgattactaactaactgcgtgccatctctgcaacgcttttattgTCGATATGATATCCTTAGATTTATCGAGTACATTTTGGGCAAGTCAAGTAGCCTCGATGTGTGTTTCTGCTATCcaaacaatagatggcgttgtacttctctaTTTTTACTAgtaccttcgatattcgttcggatattcggcgatagatggcgctactcttGCCGGTATAACAATCTTGTTTATATGTTGCATGTCTGTTATGCGAGTTACATGATTAGAAATATGAACGCTGTGTTTTGATGTGTGCTCAAGCCTAGCTTCGTATTTGTGATAGCTTTAATTCTGGCGATCAAGATTGTTAGGAAGATAAATGATAATATCATTTGGTAACCAAAGAATGTTGTTCTCGCGGCTTAAGGTCTCCGACAGCACCACTGCCGCTGGTGTGGCGCGGCGGTGTGCGCTACTTGCTCACCGCACAGGCTGCCACTCCCCGTCATGGGTTTCGAATTTCCCCAACGAGTCTGTACGGTGTGCTACGAAACTCTACGTCACGAACCgtaagtaaataaaacatttatatgtATGTCATTACGTAAGTATAGTGCAATGGAACACAAATAAAACTACctcaatataaatgaaaataagaataCGCGTTGTAAAAACATTGTCGTGGGTCATTGACCACATGCATCATCAGTTTTTGATTGTAAAAAACGACTATACGCGAACATTATTCTGTCTTCGAAAACGGCTCTCTCGAAGAACAATATCTATTTAGTATGATGAGTTGATTACCCACTAAAGCTATTAAGGCTTCGAGTTCATGTCTGTCTGCAAATATACTTTAGTAAAATCATATCTTGTCACCCTAAATAtatgtattgttttaatttgtaaaaagGAGGGAGTCTCTAGCGACATTCCACGACATGAAGCACGCGGTGGCATCCCTGTACGTCGACGAAGCCACCGGCCGCATGTGCACCGCGGGCAAGGACCGCGTCATCAAGGTGTGGGACGTCGGCGTGCTGCTGGCCCCGGCGCCCAAACCTGGGACCAGCGAGCAGTAACCCCACACTGGTACATTCTTAATGTGTAGGATCAAGTTTTACTGAAGATTTACTTAGCATCCCTggccaatagatggcgctgtatacaaaaatttattttgttctcgTTTTTGTCAATAAATGGCGTTATAGAGTTTGTCGCTTGTAAGCTGTTTCGGCCTACAGAGTATTTACGCTTGTCATTAAATTTACCATCAATAAAGGCAAACCCGAGTCGGAGCCAGTCCGCGTGGCTTGTCAACTCTGTACCACGCGACGTGCTCTCAGTGCGAGAGGCACACAATGCTCATTGCGCTGTTAATTTTAAGCGTTGAAAAGCGAACACGCGTCTATCGGTGTCGGATATAAAGACACATTTaccaaaaacgaaaaaaaaaggcaagGTTTTCGCGACAGAATACATGTTAAAAATTTTTGGTTACACAATTAAGACATGCTTTGTTTGACGAAATCAAAAATCCTCTTCGTTTCGATCACATGAAAAAATGTGTGTACAGTAAAACCTGAACCTTGCGTCAAGGCATTAAGATTAAAAATTGCAACTTACTGATTCCGTTTAAAAACGCTGTATTAGGtgaaagaaattattatttaattgttaaaatattatattttcttgttattGGTTCAAACGAATGTTCTTCTGGTTTGATACAAGACTGACTTTAATTTtcagagaaagaaaaaaaacgcccTATATCTGGATCTTGTGTTATTCCAATTGatgattttatatttagaaaattttaatcGAAGTTTCTAGAAGATTCAAAAAAGCGTCTGCTTTAAAGTATTTTCCGTGTGTTTAGCGTGCGGTTGGCAGCACGTCCGCAGCAGACTGAGTCTTGAAGCACATAGATAATACGCAAAAAGCAACTCAAGCAACTCAACtcaactcaacaaaaatgtttacgggcgtcgaccactagatggcttcgcttcgattaacttctcattgctcctgtagatggcagtaacaaatTGCTTAtcctatatttcatttttaatgaaggatttagtaaattttcagaaaccactaattgataaaatttaatcaatttgtctataacaaatagaCTTGTatgtcgatagtttccatacaaaaataataattgtcttATTGTGGCCCTGTTGAAGCACACTAACGCTGTGTCtgtgtatacatacatatattgtaGGTACGGTGTCATCTCGCGTTTACTATTACCTCGGAGGTAAAATATTTGTTAGTGTTGCTGActaagaaaatactattttttatttaatttaaaagtaatacgGGCACTATTGGCATTTTTCTTTATCATCAGTATTAATATATCCCTATTTTGATTTTGTAAGCGATAGTGGGAATTGTAATAaggaattgtttttatttatgataaaaatGTGCCCTGTTAAGTACTGGAGTGACTATTCATTTCGTACTGTAATCAAAAGGTATACGATTTCGTTGATTTTAAAAGCAATttaagataaattaaattaaaaagtcaataaaaatatctctCACTAGCTATTCATttggactgtttttttttctttgcttagatggttggacgagctcacagctcacctggtgttaagtggttactcgagcccatagacatctacaacgtaaatgcgccacccaccttgagatataagttctaagatctcactatagttacagcggctgccctacccttcagacgaaacgcattactgcttcacggcagaaataggcagagtggtggtacctacccgtgtggactgaccagaggtcctaccaccagtaaaaactggttttatatgtattttttattattatgtctcAGTTAAAAATTTCACATTCGATTTTAGTGTCATcgtacaataaattatttatcaatgtaaatttatttatcgtttGAACAGGTGGCTTCAAAAGTTGTATTGTATTAGAGATAAAATAGTCGATcttgatttttaaatataatccgTTTAGAGATCAGAAGAATAAGGCGCCATTATTTTGAAGGATATAATTTTTGACAGATAACCTTTTACACATCAAACAATAATACTTCTATCAGTTGGaagttcatctttttttttgaagCTTCAATCATATTTGGAGACTATCCTTCGAATTGTGTCATTTATTACACACAGAAGCAGTATTTAAAACGAGAACTTGATTCATACGGAATATATTAAATCGAGAAATTACTAGACTACAAGATCTATGGATTGCCAACCGCacagataatatattttatgtaaataaaaataaaataaaaatctcactGGAACATTCGAGCCATTAATACGAgtcattattttattcgtatagtctaaagatttgttttaaatgttcacttaaatataatacttagttaagtttgaaagtttttttttccttttccttTGTAATATGTAATACTTTTAATGTTTAGATATATCAATTATGCAACTTACTCTTACTTAAAACTTATCGGACAATAAGCTTAGGATCAAAAATATACCTCATCAGTCATTCagaatttttattgattttaattaaccAGTCGTACAAGTGAGTATAAAAGCGTTTTGTCTCATTCTCATTTGTCTATTTTCACCTTTTAATGCCTcaaatttgtatatatatatctacTTTAACTAtatctattttaattatatctactttaaatattaatttgcttaAGATAAACAAATAGATATGGTTTTAGGAAGTTCAAGTATACTGAACCCCAGGCTgggttattatattttatttagtttaggTTTATGCTCCCCGATTGCCGGGCTTcaagtaaaaatttaattgaaggcTAACAATACAAGTTTGTGGTCCTACAATTTCATAACGAGCATACTGCTTATTGATTATGATGAAGATAGAGAGAGGTGCTTAATGTATGCGACTATTCCTTGTCttgttaattaaataagaaagtatttttgtattatattttattatattattattgaaaataatatcaattgaaaatttcattcatcaatatcatcaatatgtcaatatgtattgaaattaatgtaataattttgaaatttagttTTGTTAATGTTTCCTTGTTACGATTTCGGTCGCGCCTGTCTCACCAtccatataaaataaataaatgcattcgattcattatattttattaaacgtgataaaaaaaaaacctttaaacgACATTAAAATGGCGTGGACCAAATGTTTATTGTAAATAGAATTGTTATAGTATTGTTAAtaactagaaaaaaatatatgtattatgtgTATTCAATATTATTCTTGATTTAAAAATGAGAAATCgagaatatattaatttgtcgGCTTTCCAATTTTATGTCAACATTGTACACATTTATGTATCATATAATGTgaagttatttttgttattctacaaaaattatataatctgTTTAGcctataaaatgtatttgtagattGGATATAATTGAAGAAAACGCTTGAAACTTGAATTTTTCCATTTTCCATATTTCAAACGGGTATGAAGAAGAGTGAATCGAAATGTAACTATTGTTTTAACATcatattgtataaaattatgtataaaatattgtataaaatgtaggcctcttaaataaataactgtaatGTATggaattcatatttattcaaactatataataatatttagtgtttacgtatataattaattttcgcttaaaaacattttccaaaatattagtACGTGTTTAAGCACTTACAAAATGATTTTGCAAGATTTTTCTTAATAAAGGAACAGggttgtttaaatttttaaattgcgtCTTTgttattagtaattttattttgattcgaATCCCGAATGTTCTCATGTAAAAGACGAATCAATAACCTTGTTTCTAAAGTTAATTTCTTAGTCGTTTTGCTTAATTATAATACGATAATgtcatatattttaattttaatctaaaaaagTTTATTGTATAACCGAATGCGTTTAAAGCTGGTATAAATAGCAACTaatgttataatttatattaaaattaaaataaattatttttccttaaaataaatcttatttgTATAATCTCGGAGCTTAACTTGgcgtttaatatattataatactgtaCGATATGGTCCCTGCCGGGTGATTACTTAAAcattataaatgtattattcaTGTTTACGTTTTAGGTCTGCTTAAAGTATTATGCAAATAAAAAGAGAGTAAGAACTGTCCGTGTATCATTTTGAGGGGATCAGATGGATTGAGCCTGATTTACACAAGGAGAGTTTCTTGATACGttatataaattacaaaatatttttgccTAGTTTTAACAGAAACAAAAAAGGTGAGAAGCCGAGCCGTCCTAGTATAAAATTGAGGCTTAGATTTCATTTCTTAACTTGTTGGTGGCATCCACGTTATACTTATAGGTTAAGtgtgcttagagcgagttttgttaacgttctcgatagcgtaaaagttcactcaagtttgtatgcagttggaacagcgcccctagcggcaaacgcagacAAACGttcgaactccatacaaatatgagttaatttttacgttatcgaaaacgttaaaaaactcgcagtaAGCACACAGCTGACCACTTGACATTAAataagccgtgagctcgttgtATCATCTACGCATTTAATGTATGTTATGAAAAACGATATTAATTCTGTTGAGCAGGTAAACCGAAAGGCGGTAAGCGTATAAAGTGCTTTTACATGACACTCACATTTACTGTCCTATTTCACTTAAAGTACAGAAACTCTCCGTGCTTTAATCAGTTTATCTTACACTAAAGGCGGAGACGTCAATGGATCGGTATCGCATACGTAAACTGTATGTTCCGGCGGGGGTCGCATCTCCCGGTGGGGTGTCGCGTGTCTCCCGGTGGGGTTATGTCGGGTCGCAAGGGATCCGGGCGGTGCCTGCGAGTCGCAGCATCCCCTCACCCTGGACACGAGTACTGCGAACTGGGTACGCACACCTGCCCGTTGAAGACTTTGTGTTCGGGACACGTCAGGTACGTTCTGTTGCCGCTGACACAGAAGTAGTAACGTTTGCAGCCGGTGCCCTCCTGCACGAAGAATCCGTCTCGTTCACATTCTGGACCGCCGCGCTCGATTGAATTAGATGGTAACGCGCCGCACTCGTGGTGCGGAGTCTCCACACACGCGTGCCCGTCGAATATTTTGCCTCCTAAGCAAGACAGCGTGGCTAGTCGGTCTCCGCCCTCGCAGTAGAAATATCTGGaatgtttgtaaatatattaattttgttcaaaaggtTCGTGAatttttgtagaaaaaaaagttttggttATCTTTTGATCTAAATTAGTTTGTAATTGCACTTCGACTCACCTATGGCAACCGGATTCTATCTCTGGGTGGTAGCCGTCTGATAAACCGTCACAGGAGTAATCTTCTCTGGGACAAATGCCGGATTGCGCAGGCACACAGGCTTCATCATCAAAGACACTACCAGATGGGCACGCGTAAACAGATTTCTCACCGGCCACGCATGAGTAGTACCCGCGACAACCAGTGTCCGCCGCGCGGTACCGACCGTCGGCTTTGCCGTAGCAAGAGTCTCTCTCTAGACTCGGACACAAGTATTGTTCGGCAGGTGAACATCGAGCGCCGTCAAACACAAGACCGACTCCACAACTGAGCACAGTGCGCGAAGCTCCCTCGCAATGGAAATATTTTGTACAGTTTGAATCTAAATCTTGATAAGTTCCACTTGGAAGACCTTCGCACTCTTGAGATCGTTCGGGTCCATCGCATGGAAATTGTGTTGCCGGAACGCAACCTGTCCCGTCAAAGACAAGCCCCGTGGCGCAGGTTCCTCTCGAAATTACCCGCTCTCTTCTGCAATCGAACCACGATGAACAAGAGCGCCAATCACGATGCATGCCGTCGGGACGGTTGAAACACGGACTGAGCGCAGGCGGAGGGCATATCGCTCGTGTAGCTGGTTCACAACCCGCTTTCGAGAATAGCATGCCGGGCTCGCAAACACCGCGACGAATAACTCGATGAGTCTCGCAAACGAAATATTCCCGACATCCGGCAGTGCGATCAGCGTAAGCACCATTAGGTTGATTTTGGCATAAAGACGAGCAAGCTTCGTCGGAGCAGAAGTCGGCATCGCCGGCCGGTAACGGCACCGCGGCTGATCGTGGTGATGGACAGGCAGTAGCACAGGTATCCTTGGTACACGATACAACAGCGCGCAACTCTCCTCCGACGCAACGTAAAAGTCGACGACATTCGTGCGATGAATCAGGATATTCACCATCGGGGAGGCCGGCACAAACGGGTTCATAACAGGTTCCGGCTCCTCGAGCGCAGGCTTGACGGTCGAGATCGAACCACGTACTGGAAGGACATGCTCGATCAACAGCAGTTCCGTTTTCGCAGCGGTAATAATGCTTGCAAGCCGTCCCGGGCATGGCATAGGCTAGGGTATCTCCAGGTGTACATACGCGGCGGACGCACGGTCGACGTTGTTGTGGTACACACGCACCAGCAACTTCACTGAAACTGCGTCCTGATTTGCACGTATATCGTCCAGTGATTGTTCCGCCGGAACAACGGACGTATTCTTTGCATTCTTTATCGTAGTCGGCATAAAGCCCGTCTCTGGTGCAGTTAATGTCATCACTCCCTGAAAATTAgacatagtttttatttaattacggtTAAAGCTAACATTTACTAATTTCTAGTGTTATTTACTCtgtaacaaaaatgtatttttgggTAGTTCGATAGACGTACTTACCGACAAGTCGCGTGGCAAAAGCAAGCGCAACGAGAACGCCAAGAGCCGGGCGATAAGCTGGCGCGCGCGCAGACATATCGGCTGCGACTGATCACCGAAGGCAGCAGTGCGCGAACGTGACGCTGACGGTCGGGGTTCCTTGACATTCGCACGCCCCCGCTGTAACTCAATCCCTGCGCTGGCCCGGATGCAGCCTCCGATCTAGGAATCTAGACGCGCCTTGTTCGATTCCACAGCTCAACTGAAATTGACCAATGATGAAGCTCGTCGGCCGTGAACTTTGTCTTCTTGCGTAACGACAATGAGAAAATATATTCGATGAACCAAACGAAAAATTACGACAACATTAATATACGAACGTTAACAGATACTGCGATCGGAAACGTGTTTCTAGAAGTTAGCAATAAAAGACCGTTCAAAATTGGATGCTGTTAATTGATTGCTAGTTCAAATAAATTGGTATGTACACATCACTGGCTTCTTCGTAAATGTTCATCTGctgtaaaatattttactacaaCTCAACTCAATGAAGTATCGTGggaaaaagtcaataaaaaagtaGGTAGATAGTAAAACAGCGATCGTGACAGAACGTATTAAATACTCCGTAGTGAGCCGGAATCTCCGAGAATCCGTGTAGGCACACGAATTACAAATGACTCCGTATTGACTTGTGGATAATAACAAGATGTTTACGTAAGGTAAGGTAATCGCATACGTCGACATTTGACATTGAGTGTGCTCTTCACATCTTTACTGTAGTAATTTATGCCTTTTTTattcaaccacataattttGGTAGATTGTAAACGGATTCGGTCCCAGAGTTGTGTCGGATGACGTTTATTCGACCTCTCGAAGATATCcgtgttttatttgtgtaatgaCCATCACTGTTTTTATACACAACCTAGAGCGACGACAGGTTATGTGTGAGACCCTGTTCGATATCCAGAACAGGGGTCGATCACTTAGTTCTAAAACGACACAACCGTAGAAAGTACTAAAACTTACAACGACTTAGTACTTATTAGTCTTAATCTGAGATGTAATTAAGTTAAAGTTAAACTCTGAATATTCTAGAGTTAGGATTGTCTATTCTCCGGGATGCCACCCCGTAGCGCTTGTCCGTGAGAAGCCCTTACTCTGTcggggttctgaccccggactgAGATCGGACATCGGGTGGCagagtgcaaggggagtcgtttggtgggtgGGGATCTAAAACATCCTTGAGCCTGCGGCCGTTAAGACTCATATGACTCGCGTGCCCCTTAAGTGCGAAACCTCGTGTATGACTTTCGGCACCCTGtccgaaaaaaaatgtttctctaaacgggaaaatatttttaacgaaaAATAGGTATCGCGATCTTCTTTCTCTCATGGGATAAGCGTTGTACATGATCAAATTTCGGTTACATATCTCAAAATCCCACATTGTCTGTCTCGACAGAGGAACAAAGAATTGGAATTAATACCTACAGTACCTACTTATTTAGTGTTCGAAAACTGAATGTCGCACAGAAATcacgattttattatttcttaaaggCCCCTACATGCAACCGTGAAAGTGAGTTAAGTCACGTAGCAGTGTCATTGCATTGCTAAAGTAGAGTATGTAAGATCCGTATACTAATAGATTGCGCATTGCCTTTAGATCATAATCTGTAATACAATAAACACAGCCTCGATCCTAGTTCCGCGACCACAATCTTTGGCACTCGATAGTCTCTGTCGACTTCGCAACAATGCAACGTTAGTACTTCCTCATATTTCCTTTCTGC contains the following coding sequences:
- the LOC101740155 gene encoding WD repeat and FYVE domain-containing protein 2, whose translation is MAAEIKPAPRTPNDRFSTTKKPALLSKLEGCTDDVNAAVVIPGEDGVISVCDDKTVRVWLKRDSGQYWPSICQYMPSGCTSMFYTPETRQLFIGQENGTVSEFTLATDCNRINPTREYLAHTARVTAVTFSLSCEWVLSVSRDKFFVYHCSETGRRIGGYSFEAWCTALQFDSQSKYAFVGDYSGQITMLKLDNNGAALVTTLKGHTGSVRVLNWAPLPQLLFSGSFDQTIIVWDIGGQKGTAYELQGHSNKVTGLWYVGSCERLMSAAEDGALGVWEMGVKRRETPAWKESDLCQICRAPFIWNVRAMMEKKQLGLRQHHCRWCGAAVCATCSPHRLPLPVMGFEFPQRVCTVCYETLRHEPRESLATFHDMKHAVASLYVDEATGRMCTAGKDRVIKVWDVGVLLAPAPKPGTSEQ
- the LOC101740021 gene encoding multiple epidermal growth factor-like domains protein 6, which gives rise to MSARAPAYRPALGVLVALAFATRLVGSDDINCTRDGLYADYDKECKEYVRCSGGTITGRYTCKSGRSFSEVAGACVPQQRRPCVRRVCTPGDTLAYAMPGTACKHYYRCENGTAVDRACPSSTWFDLDRQACARGAGTCYEPVCAGLPDGEYPDSSHECRRLLRCVGGELRAVVSCTKDTCATACPSPRSAAVPLPAGDADFCSDEACSSLCQNQPNGAYADRTAGCREYFVCETHRVIRRGVCEPGMLFSKAGCEPATRAICPPPALSPCFNRPDGMHRDWRSCSSWFDCRRERVISRGTCATGLVFDGTGCVPATQFPCDGPERSQECEGLPSGTYQDLDSNCTKYFHCEGASRTVLSCGVGLVFDGARCSPAEQYLCPSLERDSCYGKADGRYRAADTGCRGYYSCVAGEKSVYACPSGSVFDDEACVPAQSGICPREDYSCDGLSDGYHPEIESGCHRYFYCEGGDRLATLSCLGGKIFDGHACVETPHHECGALPSNSIERGGPECERDGFFVQEGTGCKRYYFCVSGNRTYLTCPEHKVFNGQVCVPSSQYSCPG